A genomic stretch from Microtus pennsylvanicus isolate mMicPen1 chromosome 11, mMicPen1.hap1, whole genome shotgun sequence includes:
- the Gpatch8 gene encoding G patch domain-containing protein 8 isoform X2 — MGMGRMEMELDYAEDATERRRVLEVEKEDTEELRQKYKDYVDKEKAIAKALEDLRANFYCELCDKQYQKHQEFDNHINSYDHAHKQRLKDLKQREFARNVSSRSRKDEKKQEKALRRLHELAEQRKQAECAPGSGPMFRPTTVAVDEDGGDEDKDESSTNSGASAVSSCGLGSEFSTDKGGSFTAVQITNTTGLAQTPGLASQGISFGIKNTLGPPLQKLGVSFSFAKKAPVKLESIASVFKDHAEEGTSEDGAKPDEKSSDQGVQKVGDTDGSSNLEGKKEDEDPADGGSLASTLSKLKRMKREEGTGATEPEYYHYIPPAHCKVKPNFPFLLFMRASEQMEGDHSTHSKNAPDNKKSSSPKPKGCIKAAANQGVEKAVGEVSEPPQKETALAEPSEPGDKSESKKASGEGIGEQSMENQKTSESQTRESNPKEVSQATSAATAGQGPKHPTGPFFPVLSKDESTALQWPSELLIFTKAEPSVSYSCNPLYFDFKLSRNKDARAKGTEKPKDDGGSSKDRLQGLDPREPDKSKEGEQNVEHSSEGRMDEPVSGAACSSLNKQEPGGGHGSETGDTGRSHLSKKEPSGKSHRHKKKKKHKKSSKHKRKHKADVEEKSSKAECGEKSKKRKKRKRKKNKSSAPADSERGPKPEPPGSGSPAPPRRRRCTQDDSQRRSLPAEEGNNSKKEDDGGGSSSQDHSGRKHKGEPPTSSCQRRAGTKHSSRSSRRSQPSSGDEDSDDASSHRLQQSPSQYSEEEEEEEGEEEEEEDEDSGSEHSRSRSRSGRRPSPHRCSRRSYSSSSDASSDQSCYSRQHSYSDDSYSDYSDRSRRHSKRSHDSDDSDYASSKHRCKRHKYSSSDDDYSLSCSQSRSRSRSHTRERSRSRGRSRSSSCSRSRSKRRSRSTTAHSWQRSRSYSRDRSRSTRSPSQRSGSRKGSWGHESPEERRSGRRDFIRSKIYRSQSPHYYRSGRGEGPGKKEDGRGDDSKGTGLPSQNNNTGTGRGSESDCSPEDKNSVTARLLLEKIQSRKVERKPNVCEEVLATPNKAGLKYKNPPQGYFGPKLPPSLGNKPVLPLIGKLPATRKPSKKCEESGLERGEEQEQSEPEEGSPGSGDAPFGHQFSSEETAGPLSDPPPEEPKSEEATADHSVAPLGTAAHTDCYPGDPVLSHNYLPDPSDGDTLESLDSGGQPGPVESSLLPIAPDLEHFPSYAPSGEPSVESTDGTEDASLAPLESQPITFTPEEMEKYSKLQQAAQQHIQQQLLAKQVKAFPTSAALAPATPALQPIHIQQPATASATSITTVQHAILQHHAAAAAAAIGIHPHPHPQPLAQVHHIPQPHLTPISLSHLTHSIIPGHPATFLASHPIHIIPASAIHPGPFTFHPVPHAALYPTLLAPRPAAAAATALHLHPLLHPIFSGQDLQHPPSHGT; from the exons AGATTAAAAGATCTCAAGCAGAGAGAGTTTGCCCGAAATGTTTCTTCAAGATCCCgcaaagatgaaaagaaacaagaaaaagccctTCGGAGGCTCCACGAGTTGgcagagcaaagaaaacaagctgaatG TGCGCCTGGAAGCGGTCCCATGTTCAGACCAACCACGGTGGCTGTAGATGAAGATGGTGGAGATGAGGATAAAGATGAGTCATCAACAAACAGTGGTGCAAGTGCTGTTTCTTCTTGTGGCCTTGGATCTGAATTCTCCACGGATAAAGGGGGCTCTTTCACTGCAGTACAGATCACTAATACCACTGGACTGGCACAGACTCCTGGGTTAGCCTCCCAGGGTATCAGCTTTGGCATTAAGAATACTCTGGGGCCCCCACTGCAAAAATTGGgagtttcattttcctttgcCAAAAAGGCTCCTGTCAAACTTGAATCAATAGCATCCGTTTTCAAGGACCATGCAGAGGAAGGAACCTCTGAAGATGGAGCAAAACCTGATGAGAAGAGTTCTGACCAAGGGGTGCAGAAGGTGGGAGATACTGATGGGAGTAGTAAtcttgaagggaagaaagaagatgaagaccCTGCGGATGGAGGGTCCCTTGCCTCAACACTGTCCAAGTTAAAAAGGATGAAGCGGGAAGaaggaactggagctacagagccAGAATATTACCACTACATCCCCCCAGCGCACTGCAAAGTCAAACCTAATTTTCCCTTCTTACTGTTTATGAGAGCCAGTGAACAAATGGAAGGCGATCATAGTACACACTCGAAGAATGCCCCAGACAACAAGAAAAGCAGCTCTCCTAAGCCTAAAGGTTGCATTAAGGCAGCAGCAAACCAAGGAGTAGAAAAGGCAGTTGGTGAAGTTTCTGAGCCTCCGCAAAAGGAAACTGCTCTGGCTGAGCCTTCAGAGCCTGGAGACAAATCTGAGTCAAAGAAGGCCTCAGGAGAGGGTATAGGTGAGCAGAGTATGGAGAACCAGAAGACTTCAGAGAGCCAGACACGTGAATCCAATCCTAAAGAAGTTTCGCAGGCCAcctcagcagcaacagcaggcCAAGGACCCAAACATCCCACTGGTCCGTTCTTCCCAGTTTTGAGCAAGGATGAAAGCACTGCCCTCCAGTGGCCATCAGAACTATTAATCTTCACCAAAGCAGAACCCTCTGTTTCCTACAGTTGTAATCCTTTATACTTTGACTTTAAACTTTCAAGAAACAAAGATGCCAGGGCTAAAGggacagaaaaaccaaaagatgACGGAGGCTCCTCAAAGGATCGTCTCCAGGGCCTTGATCCTAGAGAGCCGGATAAAAGTAAGGAGGGGGAGCAGAATGTAGAACACTCCTCAGAAGGCAGAATGGATGAACCTGTCTCAGGGGCTGCCTGTAGCAGCCTGAACAAGCAGGAGCCTGGTGGTGGTCATGGGTCAGAGACTGGAGACACAGGAAGAAGCCATCTTAGCAAGAAAGAACCATCAGGCAAGTCccacagacacaaaaagaaaaagaaacacaaaaaatcCAGTAAGCATAAACGGAAACACAAGGCCGATGTGGAAGAGAAAAGTTCTAAGGCAGAGTGTGGAGAGAAATCTAAGAAGCGTAAAAAACGAAAGCGAAAGAAGAACAAGTCATCAGCCCCAGCTGATTCTGAACGAGGGCCCAAACCAGAACCGCCGGGGAGTGGTAGCCCTGCACCACCAAGACGACGCCGGTGCACCCAAGATGATTCCCAGCGGAGGTCCCTTCCTGCTGAAGAAGGAAACAACAGCAAGAAAGAGGATGATGGAGGTGGTAGCAGTTCCCAAGATCACAGTGGGAGGAAACACAAAGGTGAACCTCCAACTTCATCTTGCCAGCGGAGAGCTGGCACTAAACATAGCAGCCGCTCCAGCCGTCGGAGCCAACCCAGTAGTGGGGATGAGGATAGTGATGATGCCTCTTCTCACAGGCTGCAGCAGTCTCCATCCCAGTacagtgaggaagaggaagaggaagagggggaagaagaggaggaggaagacgaaGACTCAGGCAGTGAGCATTCTCGTAGCCGCTCTCGGTCTGGCCGTCGCCCTTCCCCACACCGTTGCTCCAGGCGTTCTTACTCGAGCAGCTCTGATGCTTCTTCAGACCAGAGCTGCTATAGTAGGCAGCACAGTTACTCTGATGATAGCTACAGTGACTACAGTGACCGGTCCCGAAGGCACTCGAAGCGCTCTCATGATTCAGATGACTCAGACTATGCCAGTTCCAAACACAGGTGCAAACGACACAAATACTCATCATCGGATGACGACTATAGCCTCAGCTGCAGCCAGTCCCGAAGCCGATCTCGCAGTCATACGAGGGAGCGCTCAAGATCCCGGGGCCGAAGCCGCAGCAGCAGCTGTAGTCGCAGTCGAAGCAAGAGGAGAAGTCGCAGCACTACAGCCCACAGCTGGCAGCGAAGCCGGAGCTATAGCCGAGACCGAAGCCGTAGCACCAGGAGCCCTTCCCAGAGATCAGGCTCCAGAAAGGGGTCGTGGGGTCATGAGAGCCCAGAGGAGAGGCGCTCTGGCCGTCGGGATTTCATTCGGTCGAAGATCTACCGCTCCCAGTCTCCCCACTATTACCGATCAGGTCGGGGAGAAGGTcctggaaagaaagaagatggcAGAGGAGATGACAGTAAAGGAACAGGCCTGCCCTCCCAGAATAACAATACTGGCACAGGAAGGGGATCAGAAAGTGACTGCAGTCCTGAAGATAAGAATTCTGTCACTGCCAGGCTGCTATTAGAGAAGATCCAGTCCAGGAAAGTGGAGAGGAAACCCAATGTGTGTGAGGAGGTGCTGGCCACCCCTAATAAGGCTGGGCTCAAGTACAAGAATCCCCCACAAGGTTACTTTGGGCCTAAGCTCCCCCCTTCTCTTGGTAATAAGCCTGTCCTTCCACTGATAGGGAAGCTCCCTGCTACCCGGAAGCCCAGTAAGAAATGTGAAGAGTCTGGCTTGGAAAGGGGTGAAGAGCAGGAACAGTCAGAGCCAGAAGAAGGGTCCCCAGGGAGTGGTGATGCTCCATTTGGGCATCAGTTCTCCTCAGAGGAAACAGCTGGTCCCTTATCAGACCCTCCCCCAGAAGAGCCAAAGTCTGAAGAAGCTACTGCTGATCACTCTGTGGCTCCGCTAGGTACCGCAGCACACACTGACTGCTATCCTGGGGATCCAGTCCTCTCCCATAACTACCTCCCTGACCCCAGTGATGGGGAtactctggagtctctggatAGTGGCGGTCAACCAGGCCCTGTGGAATCCAGCTTGCTGCCTATAGCCCCAGACCTTGAGCACTTCCCCAGCTATGCTCCCAGTGGAGAGCCTAGTGTTGAGTCAACAGATGGGACTGAGGATGCTTCCTTGGCTCCTCTAGAAAGCCAGCCCATCACCTTCACCCCTGAGGAGATGGAGAAGTACAGCAAGCTCCAGCAGGCTGCACAGCAGCACATCCAGCAGCAGCTTCTGGCCAAACAAGTAAAGGCCTTTCCAACCTCAGCAGCCCTGGCCCCAGCCACACCAGCCCTGCAACCTATCCACATtcagcagccagccacagcctCTGCCACCTCCATCACAACTGTCCAACATGCCATTCTACAGCATCATGCTGCGGCTGCCGCCGCCGCCATTGGCATTCACCCTCATCCTCACCCCCAGCCACTTGCCCAAGTACATCATATTCCCCAGCCCCATCTGACTCCTATTTCCTTGTCCCATCTCACTCACTCAATCATCCCTGGCCACCCTGCCACCTTTCTTGCTAGTCACCCTATCCATATAATTCCTGCTTCGGCCATCCATCCCGGACCCTTCACTTTCCACCCTGTCCCACATGCTGCCCTCTATCCCACCCTGCTTGCGCCACggcctgctgctgcagctgccacTGCCCTTCATCTTCACCCTCTTCTTCACCCCATCTTCTCAGGTCAGGACCTGCAGCACCCTCCCAGCCATGGTACTTGA